One Acidobacteriota bacterium genomic region harbors:
- a CDS encoding helix-hairpin-helix domain-containing protein has protein sequence MRLPGVGPGYAARIITYRQKHGNFKRPQDIIIVRGFSAKRYRQIAHLIRT, from the coding sequence ATGCGGTTGCCGGGCGTCGGTCCGGGGTATGCCGCACGGATTATTACTTATCGCCAGAAGCACGGAAATTTCAAACGTCCGCAGGACATCATCATTGTTCGCGGATTCAGCGCGAAGCGGTACCGCCAGATTGCCCACCTGATTCGCACTTGA
- a CDS encoding ComEC/Rec2 family competence protein: MRRLSFTRLGLPQQPLIFVSLALIGGLVLAAQSHLSIRSWVFITAIWWISASVSLLKRQAVATVLLFGGVLCAGGLLWTISETNVSRNHIRQLFDRGDLLADEPVELFGWHDASPELAPERMYLSVRVERISSLKREWKVSGRVQLAVPLKDEESRADFDRLRLDYGVQLRLLGMLSAKRGYQNPGAPDFDEMLEFSGYDAAGWVKSPLLIERIGEGNGNGILARLYRFRARAIAVCLQNFRQPASGVLAAALFGNRNFLDRHTSEIFRAGGTFHLLVISGLHIAMIALVMLWLATKLVRIRWLQFALVMAMMWGYALMVGAQPSVTRAVVMLNIALIGQLLFRQALGANTLAASAIVLLVWQPRDLFNPAFQLSFLTVLMIVVVASPLYLRLQSIGQWQPTAKTPYPPRAPKLVRWLAEVLFWDEREFRQEMALAHVRFRLQKSAAARWLNRWRLQTPLAWIVTTLFTTTVIQIGLLPLMLTHFHRVSIVSPLANVVETGLVGLLMLAGTAFLVLYSITASLATKLAGAVNWLGWLTVKAGEPLLNWRKATWRVPDWSESPAMVYTAYFAAVLLLIVLINEWNPFRKGDEPEARRRTIAGRVSAFAAVGLLTLLFFLLVVHPFAPTFDRGRLSITFLDVGQGDAMLIVFPQGTTMLFDSGGQLAFGRDNESEEDEDVFVEDRIGIAESAVMPALWRRGIKRLDWIAASHGDADHAEGFADILRSFDIGQPVKAATAVTEFDLFAQSVQAARLPMWCLRQGDAFTIDGVRIEVISPAGDAASMGMSGNNQSLVLRLSYGQRSFLLTGDIEKEAEARLVESGIDLRADVLKVAHHGSRTSTTQEFLNRVQPQHAVISVAEPSPYGHPHPEVVERLQASVAHIWRTSRCGAVTISTDGNDLRVETFVKCESGGQSGGTASR, from the coding sequence ATGCGTCGCCTCAGCTTCACGCGGCTCGGCCTGCCGCAACAACCTCTGATTTTTGTTTCGCTCGCGCTGATTGGCGGATTGGTGCTCGCCGCCCAATCCCATCTTTCAATTCGTAGCTGGGTTTTCATCACCGCAATTTGGTGGATATCGGCGTCCGTGAGCCTGCTTAAACGGCAAGCCGTGGCGACGGTTTTGCTGTTCGGCGGGGTTCTATGCGCAGGCGGACTGTTGTGGACGATCAGCGAAACCAACGTCAGTAGGAATCACATTCGACAGCTTTTTGATCGGGGCGATTTGCTGGCCGATGAGCCGGTGGAACTGTTTGGTTGGCATGACGCTTCGCCGGAGCTTGCGCCGGAAAGAATGTATCTGAGTGTACGGGTCGAGCGGATTTCGTCGCTCAAACGCGAATGGAAAGTGAGTGGCAGAGTGCAGCTTGCTGTGCCGCTGAAAGACGAGGAATCGCGCGCGGATTTCGACCGGCTTCGGTTGGATTACGGCGTGCAGTTAAGGCTGCTGGGGATGTTGAGCGCAAAACGCGGTTATCAAAATCCCGGTGCGCCGGATTTCGACGAAATGTTGGAATTCAGCGGCTACGACGCAGCCGGGTGGGTGAAAAGTCCGCTTCTCATCGAGCGCATTGGCGAAGGGAATGGCAACGGTATTCTGGCCCGGCTCTACCGATTCCGGGCGCGCGCGATTGCGGTTTGCCTTCAAAATTTTCGGCAACCGGCTTCGGGCGTTTTGGCCGCTGCGTTATTCGGCAATCGCAATTTTCTTGATCGTCATACCTCGGAAATTTTTCGCGCAGGCGGCACGTTTCACCTGTTGGTGATTTCCGGTTTGCACATCGCAATGATCGCGTTGGTGATGTTGTGGCTGGCGACGAAACTGGTTCGCATTCGCTGGCTTCAATTTGCGTTGGTAATGGCGATGATGTGGGGCTACGCGTTGATGGTCGGAGCGCAACCTTCGGTCACGCGAGCCGTGGTGATGCTCAACATCGCGCTGATTGGCCAATTGCTGTTTCGACAGGCGCTCGGCGCAAACACCCTGGCGGCATCGGCCATTGTCTTGCTGGTTTGGCAACCGCGCGATTTGTTCAATCCTGCGTTTCAACTTTCGTTTTTGACGGTGTTGATGATCGTGGTCGTCGCTTCGCCGCTTTACCTGCGATTGCAGAGCATTGGCCAGTGGCAGCCGACGGCCAAAACTCCTTACCCGCCACGCGCGCCAAAACTGGTGCGTTGGTTGGCGGAAGTTTTGTTTTGGGACGAGCGCGAATTTCGCCAAGAGATGGCGTTGGCACACGTGCGGTTTCGGCTGCAAAAATCCGCTGCCGCGCGTTGGCTGAACCGTTGGCGCTTGCAAACGCCGCTCGCCTGGATCGTGACGACGCTATTCACTACGACGGTGATTCAAATCGGATTGCTGCCATTGATGCTGACGCATTTTCACCGCGTTTCGATTGTTTCGCCGCTGGCCAATGTCGTGGAAACCGGCCTGGTCGGATTATTGATGTTGGCAGGCACAGCGTTTCTGGTGCTCTATTCAATCACTGCTTCGTTGGCCACGAAACTCGCCGGAGCAGTGAACTGGCTCGGATGGTTGACGGTCAAAGCCGGAGAGCCGTTGCTGAATTGGCGCAAAGCCACTTGGCGCGTTCCCGATTGGAGCGAATCGCCCGCAATGGTTTACACCGCTTACTTCGCCGCGGTCTTGCTGTTGATTGTTCTGATCAACGAATGGAACCCCTTTCGCAAAGGCGACGAACCCGAAGCCAGACGGCGAACAATCGCTGGCCGCGTTTCGGCATTCGCCGCGGTGGGTTTGCTGACGCTGCTTTTCTTTCTGCTGGTTGTTCATCCGTTTGCGCCGACCTTTGATCGCGGGCGGTTGAGCATCACGTTTTTAGACGTTGGGCAGGGCGATGCAATGCTGATCGTGTTTCCGCAAGGCACGACGATGTTGTTCGACAGCGGCGGGCAACTTGCTTTCGGGCGCGATAACGAAAGCGAGGAGGATGAAGATGTGTTTGTCGAAGATCGAATCGGCATTGCCGAATCGGCTGTTATGCCCGCACTGTGGCGTCGCGGCATCAAACGATTGGATTGGATTGCCGCCAGTCACGGCGACGCCGATCACGCCGAAGGGTTCGCCGACATCCTCCGCAGTTTTGACATCGGCCAACCTGTCAAAGCCGCCACGGCAGTAACCGAATTCGATTTGTTCGCGCAAAGCGTGCAAGCCGCCCGTTTGCCGATGTGGTGCCTTCGGCAAGGAGATGCGTTTACGATTGACGGCGTTCGCATCGAAGTCATTTCCCCTGCGGGCGACGCCGCTTCAATGGGAATGTCCGGCAATAACCAATCGTTGGTTTTGCGCCTGAGCTATGGCCAGCGAAGTTTTCTGTTGACCGGTGACATCGAAAAAGAAGCCGAAGCTCGATTGGTTGAATCAGGAATTGATTTGCGCGCCGATGTGCTGAAAGTCGCGCATCACGGTTCGCGGACTTCGACAACGCAGGAGTTTTTGAATCGCGTGCAACCGCAACACGCCGTCATTTCCGTCGCCGAACCCAGTCCTTACGGCCATCCCCACCCGGAAGTCGTTGAGCGATTGCAAGCGTCGGTCGCTCACATCTGGCGCACCAGCCGCTGCGGAGCCGTCACAATTTCAACCGACGGCAACGACCTGCGCGTGGAAACGTTCGTCAAGTGCGAATCAGGTGGGCAATCTGGCGGTACCGCTTCGCGCTGA
- a CDS encoding class I SAM-dependent RNA methyltransferase, producing MTTTADTLEPLVNGHSPVVVGDTYEVVIEKLVYGGDGFAHIGSQAVFVPFAAIGDRLVVRITGVERNYARGVIEEILEPSPDRRTPPCARFGDCGGCQLQHLTYAAQLETKVAFVRESLRRIGNIDWSGEIAIRSAEESGYRSRAELKVARDSSGRARIGYYRPASQEVCEVEKCLILMPTANRELQRLYAEPSLIPNDATRILVTVGDEEVIVTPATGENGKAETVDALGTAYQRICGVNYGFGVKSFFQGNRLLVEELVRTAIAGVSGKLAVDLYAGVGLFSLQLAQSFDQVCAVEGSRPAANHGIENARANGVTNVRFEAVSVEAWLKYKSVEIPCPDFVLLDPPRAGAGAQVIERLAAMSAPQISYVSCDPATLARDLRLLLNYGYQIESITALDMFPQTFHVETVVRLRIAE from the coding sequence ATGACAACTACGGCAGATACACTTGAACCTCTGGTCAACGGCCATTCGCCAGTTGTAGTCGGCGATACATACGAGGTCGTGATTGAAAAACTGGTTTATGGCGGAGACGGATTTGCGCACATCGGATCGCAAGCCGTGTTTGTGCCTTTTGCGGCGATTGGGGACCGTCTGGTGGTTCGTATCACCGGCGTTGAGCGCAATTACGCGCGCGGCGTCATCGAAGAAATCCTGGAACCATCGCCTGATAGGCGAACGCCGCCATGCGCGCGATTTGGCGATTGCGGCGGTTGCCAGTTGCAACACCTGACTTACGCGGCGCAACTGGAAACCAAAGTCGCATTCGTTCGGGAATCGCTTCGCCGAATCGGCAACATTGATTGGAGTGGAGAAATCGCCATTCGCTCGGCGGAAGAATCCGGTTACCGTTCGCGCGCGGAATTGAAAGTTGCACGCGATTCCTCTGGCCGCGCACGGATTGGATATTACCGACCGGCAAGCCAGGAAGTTTGCGAGGTCGAAAAGTGTTTGATTCTGATGCCGACAGCCAACCGCGAGCTGCAACGCCTGTACGCGGAACCGTCGTTGATCCCGAATGACGCCACGCGCATTCTGGTCACCGTCGGCGACGAAGAAGTCATTGTGACCCCGGCCACGGGAGAAAATGGCAAAGCCGAAACGGTGGATGCGCTCGGCACTGCGTATCAACGAATTTGCGGCGTCAATTATGGATTCGGCGTGAAGTCGTTTTTCCAGGGGAACCGGTTGTTGGTCGAGGAACTGGTTCGCACCGCAATCGCAGGAGTCAGCGGCAAGCTGGCGGTTGATCTTTACGCAGGTGTCGGGCTGTTCAGTTTGCAGTTGGCCCAAAGCTTCGATCAGGTTTGCGCCGTCGAAGGCAGCCGCCCGGCAGCCAATCACGGAATCGAAAATGCGCGCGCAAACGGGGTGACGAATGTTCGATTCGAAGCGGTTTCGGTCGAAGCATGGTTGAAATACAAATCCGTCGAAATACCTTGCCCGGATTTTGTCCTGCTTGATCCGCCTCGTGCGGGTGCCGGAGCGCAAGTGATTGAACGACTGGCAGCGATGTCTGCGCCGCAGATTTCATATGTATCGTGCGACCCGGCGACTTTGGCGCGTGACCTTCGCCTGTTGCTCAATTACGGCTATCAGATTGAATCCATCACCGCGTTGGATATGTTCCCGCAAACGTTTCATGTCGAAACCGTCGTCCGATTGCGGATTGCGGAATGA